The Salvelinus sp. IW2-2015 linkage group LG15, ASM291031v2, whole genome shotgun sequence genome includes a region encoding these proteins:
- the LOC111974735 gene encoding cyclin-dependent kinase 7: MALDVKSRAKRYEKLDFLGEGQFATVYKARDKTNDTIVAIKKIKVGHRTEAKDGINRTALREIKLLQELSHPNIIGLLDAFGHKSNISLVFDYMETDLEVIIKDTSLVLTPANIKAFIVMTLQGLEYMHHHWVLHRDLKPNNLLLDENGVLKLADFGLAKAFGSPNRVYTHQVVTRWYRSPELLFGARMYGVGVDMWAVGCILAELLLRLPFLAGDSDLDQLSKIFEALGTPTDDTWPGMSSLPDYVSFKLFPGTPLELIFSAAGDDLLELLQGLFTFNPSTRLTATQALKMRYFSNRPGPTPGHQLPRPNSSAEALKEKENLTIGIKRKRDGLETSTIKKKLIL; this comes from the exons ATGGCGCTTGATGTAAAGTCCCGAGCAAAAAGATATGAAAAACTAGATTTTCTGGGAGAGGGTCAG TTTGCCACTGTTTACAAAGCCAGGGACAAGACCAACGACACAATAGTTGCCATCAAGAAG ATCAAAGTTGGACACAGAACAGAGGCTAAAGATG GCATCAACAGGACAGCCCTACGAGAGATTAAACTACTGCAGGAGTTAAGTCACCCAAACATTATTGGG CTGCTTGATGCATTCGGGCACAAATCTAACATCAGCTTGGTGTTTGACTACATGGAGACAGATCTGGAG GTGATCATCAAAGATACCAGTCTGGTTCTGACTCCAGCCAACATCAAAGCCTTCATAGTGATGACTCTACAGGGCCTAGAGTACATGCACCACCACTGGGTTCTGCACAGG gatCTGAAGCCCAATAACCTGCTGCTGGATGAGAATGGTGTGTTGAAGCTGGCTGATTTTGGTTTGGCTAAAGCCTTCGGCAGCCCTAACAGAGTCTACACTCACCAGGTAGTTACCAG GTGGTATCGTTCTCCAGAGTTGTTGTTCGGTGCCAGGATGTATGGGGTGGGCGTCGACATGTGGGCTGTGGGCTGCATCCTTGCAGAGCTCCTCTTAagg ttaCCCTTCCTAGCTGGAGACTCCGATCTGGACCAGCTGAGTAAGATCTTTGAAGCTCTGGGGACTCCTACAGATGACACCTGGCCT ggGATGAGTAGTCTACCTGACTATGTGTCGTTTAAGTTGTTTCCTGGTACTCCTCTGGAACTCATCTTCAGTGCTGCAGGAGACGACCTCTTAGAACTACTACAGGGTCTATTCACCTTCAACCCTTCCACACGCCTTACAGCTACACAG GCTCTAAAGATGAGGTACTTCAGTAACAGACCAGGTCCGACCCCCGGGCACCAGCTGCCCCGGCCCAACTCATCAGCAGAGGCTCTCAAAGAGAAGGAGAACCTCACCATCGGAATCAAGAGGAAACGAGACGGACTGGAGACGA GCACCATAAAGAAGAAACTGATACTGTGA